The Osmerus eperlanus chromosome 7, fOsmEpe2.1, whole genome shotgun sequence genome includes a region encoding these proteins:
- the LOC134023974 gene encoding ADAMTS-like protein 4, with product MRVGVLFRLCVLWGFVVVTSSLTKALKKKGTGRRSRQVFGAEPPEGVWSPWGEWSRCSQSCGVGVAQRSRKCLPPPPRQTRPLSHAPPNWGGSSSSSLFTPGGVGAPLVSASHPYYPPRYPGNQPAQHGGGAEPEGQLPPYYSPALSTNQSPGLSLYRDTPVADGEGGVSNLAPPFYRPEFSPANQEQPPVSVYRSPPYPAAPHGYNQPTRISRRPANPSAARGGGGGNRRSVSTNREALPARRSSSIRPGQFGYGRVPFSLPLHRPNRQARHTANGTVTAATPGPDAAADVDDTDGTGEEERERGRVEREREGRRRVSGGLKREEEKREEERNTEEGWGTESPAPYPTAAVVKPVRPERQTDRHLHTHAAAGRGRGGERGPSHPLPPSRRAFDWHTVTGPPPPLHPHSPPLSHPYYSSPLHRSTPQHREREPQSGYRPPQPNIYPLQRSQPPHLGPEEEGGPPQSPRCSGGEQEYRKCFSQVRKTWPRPALSHLRVRL from the exons ATGCGGGTCGGCGTTTTGTTCAG gctttgtgtgttgtgggggttTGTGGTCGTCACATCCTCCCTGACAAAAGCTTTGAAGAAAAAG gggaCAGGCCGGAGATCCAGGCAGGTGTTTGGAGCCGAGCCCCCTGAGGGGGTGTGGTCTCCATGGGGGGAGTGGTCAAGATGCTCTCAGAGCTGTGGAGTAGGCGTGGCTCAGAGATCCAGGAAgtgcctgcctccacctcctcgccAAACTCGGCCCCTCTCCCACGCCCCCCCTAATTGgggaggctcctcctcctcctccttgtttaCTCCTGGAGGTGTCGGGGCCCCCCTCGTGTCGGCCAGTCACCCCTACTATCCCCCTCGTTACCCCGGCAACCAGCCGGCCCAGCACGGGGGAGGAGCCGAGCCAGAGGGACAACTTCCTCCTTATTATTCCCCCGctctctcaaccaatcagagtcCAGGATTGTCTCTGTACCGTGACACGCCAGTAGCAGACGGGGAAGGAGGCGTGTCCAATCTAGCTCCTCCCTTCTACCGGCCGGAATTCTCACCTGCCAATCAGGAGCAGCCGCCAGTGTCTGTTTATCGTTCACCACCATATCCTGCTGCTCCACATGGCTACAACCAACCAACACGGATCTCTAGGAGGCCGGCCAATCCAAGCGCAGCGAGGGGCGGTGGGGGAGGTAACAGAAGGTCAGTCTCCACCAATCGGGAGGCTTTGCCTGCCAGGAG gTCCTCCTCCATCCGTCCGGGTCAGTTCGGGTACGGCAGGGTTCCCTTCTCTCTGCCGTTACACCGGCCCAACCGGCAGGCCCGCCACACCGCCAACGGGACCGTTACCGCGGCAACCCCGGGTCCAGACGCGGCCGCTGATGTCGACGACACGGATGGAACCggcgaggaggaaagagagaggggccgggtggagcgagagagggaaggaaggagaagagtgTCAGGAGGactgaagagggaggaggagaagagggaggaggagaggaacacagaggaggggtggggtacgGAGTCACCGGCTCCGTACCCCACAGCTGCGGTGGTGAAGCCCGTCAGACCGGAgcgacagacggacagacacctGCACACGCACGCTGCGGCGGGgcgcgggaggggaggggagagaggcccgTCACATCCCCTCCCACCAAGCCGACGAGCGTTCGACTGGCACACGGTCACCGGCCCTCCCccgcctctccacccccactccccccccctctctcacccctactactcctcccccctccaccgctccaccccccagcacagagagagagagccccagTCTGGTTACAGGCCCCCCCAGCCCAACATCTACCCCCTGCAAcgctcccagcccccccacctggggcccgaggaggaggggggccccCCCCAGAGTCCCAGGTGctcaggaggagagcaggagtacCGCAAGTGCTTTTCACAGGTACGTAAGACCTGGCCTCGGCCTGCACTCTCACATCTACGTGTCAGGCTGTAG